A window of the Sordaria macrospora chromosome 6, complete sequence genome harbors these coding sequences:
- a CDS encoding 40S ribosomal protein uS10: MILPRFLAQPHIPRGQRNKRKPHAKPTKRPCPVARKIWSKKIISTVPLERSPEQLNFQFARIQASAFITLPKPIYLLRVVKAPFCSPAASLSSQPTISTPVKMSSYNKDQKDFGEAPKVHRVRITLTSKKVQALEKVCSELVERAKSKELRVKGPVRLPTKILKITTRKTPCGEGSKTWDLFEMRIHKRLIDLTAPTEIVKQIIVNIEAGVEVEVTIAA; this comes from the exons ATGATCCTCCCAAGGTTTCTTGCTCAGCCACACATTCCGAGGGGTCAAAGAAACAAGCGTAAGCCACACGCCAAGCCCACAAAACGGCCATGCCCCGTTGCGCGCAAAATATGGAGTAAAAAAATTATCTCGACGGTCCCTCTTGAACGCTCGCCGGAACAACTCAACTTCCAGTTCGCCAGAATCCAAGCTTCAGCCTTCATCACTTTGCCGAAGCCGATTTACCTCCTTCGAGTCGTGAAGGCACCTTTTTGCAGTCCAGCAGCCTCTCTTAGCAGTCAACCAACCATCTCAACACCAGTCAAGATGTCTTCCTACAACAAGGACCAGAAGGATTTCGGCGAGGCCCCC AAGGTCCACCGTGTCCGCATCACCCTCACCTCCAAGAAGGTCCAGGCTCTCGAGAAGGTCTGCTCCGAGCTTGTTGAGCGTGCCAAGTCCAAGGAGCTCCGCGTCAAGGGCCCCGTCCGCCTTCCCACCAAGATCCTCAAGATCACC ACCCGCAAGACCCCTTGCGGTGAGGGTTCCAAGACCTGGGATCTCTTCGAGATGCGCATCCACAAGCGCCTCATCGACTTGACCGCCCCCACCGAGATCGTCAAGCAgatcatcgtcaacatcgaggccggtgttgaggttgaggtcaCCATTGCTGCTTAA